The sequence below is a genomic window from Brevibacillus agri.
GGGTTCACCTTTTTTACAAGATCACGAAGGATCGCGATTTCCAAGTCCTTTTCTCCCAGTAATTTCTTCAGTTTATCATTCTCCGTTTCCAGTTCCCGAAACTCTCCTGGACTTGGTGTATAGCTTGTTACAGCTTTAGCTTCGGAAGACGTATTCTGCCAATCTGCGTGTTTGGAGTCACGTATCCATCGATACAGCATTTTAGGGTCTATCCCATGCCGTCTGGCTACTTGGCTAGCGTTTCCTACTTCGTGGGCTTCCTGGATCAATTGTTGTTTGAACTCGATTGAATAGCGTCTCCGTTGCATAAAAATATCCCCCTCTGTTCTTCTGATATCAGCTTAACAAGATAAGGGGGTATGACTCAAATCCAATTTTGGGGCTTAAAAGTTACAGTGAGGCCTGGCTATTGGGGATGGATTGATTACGGTGCATATACAGAGACTTGGGAAGGTGACTACTATTATGTAACGTCCACATGTAATATTAAAGATAATACCAAAATAAAAGTAATGGGACCAAAATATAAAGCCAAGATGGCTAGAAGCGAACCTTTTAGCTACTGATAGGGGTAAGTTATTTCAATGCGTATCAAATTACTGTTTACTTTTTTACTCCTAATTCTTTTCGGTGCCTTATTAGGTTGTCAAGAGGATACATCAAAGCAGCAAAATAAAGAGATAATTATTGAAGATACAAAAGTTCCTAATGGACTATCTAAAGTAACTAAAGATAAAGAAGTGGAGTCGGTTACAATACTAGAATCACCAAAAAATGCCTCTTCCCCTTCTGAAGCAGTAACATACCAATATAAAGTTACTTTTAAAGATGGAAAAAGTGCATTTCCTCAAAAAAATGATATCGTTTTCGAATCAACTCTTGGTGATACCAGTATTGTTGCTATACGTTCCCCTGAAGGCGAAACTAATTATACAGTTTTTCTCTATGAGTACAATAATACCAAAAAATGGGTTATTGATGGTTTTTTAAGATTACAGGGTGGTACGGGGTTTATGAATAAAGAAGGCTTAGATTTGCCAATGGATAAATTTAATGCATTAAATCTCAAAATACCGAAAAAAAACAAAAAAATTTGGGCATTTGCTAATGAAAAAGAGATAGTCACGATTGCCGTATATAATCGTTTTCCTTTTGTTGAAACAAATGATCCTGAAAAAATTACTTTAACCAATAAGAATGAAGCATATGTCTCAAAAGAAAATTTAAAAAACAGCTATTTGTATTATTTTGATTCTGGAAAACTAATAGTTGTATGCGGAAATATTGGCAAACAAAACATTATTAATCTAGCAAATTCATTGCCTTCTGTTAATTCTGCATTTTTCCCTAGCCCTAAAGAAAATTAAACAAAACAACCACTTACAAGTGGGCTTTAAACTATGAAAACTCCCCATCTCTAACCACAATTAGAAGATAGGGAGTTTTTTATATCAGAATAAGCTTCGCCTTATGCCTTCAATGAATCCATAGAAAAATCCCTTTTGGGGAGTAGTATTGCGACCAACTCGACGGAAAATAAAGTACGAGTGTGAACGCTCACCAAAATGTTGACCACTTTGCTCATCATAAAGTTACCCACCTGACAGTTTGAGCACACGTCATCATTTTCACACCTAATTGCAAATGTTTTTACTGAGCCAAGGATCGTCAAGGGCTTGCGTAGCAAGGGGTTTACCCTTTATCCTTGACGATCCTTGGTGCAGGAAATAAAATGCTACTTTGTGTGAAAAAAAGCATCGTAGGTGGTCAACTCGAAGATGAGCGTTTGCTCCAAAAATGGTCAACTTTTTGATTAGCATTCACATACGAGGGGAGCAAACCTAAAAATAACAGTTAATGGTAATCCAACATTAGAAATACCTAGTGACACTAATATCGTGTCTTAACTCAACGAGCTGCTGTTCGCAGCCGATATGGTATATATATCCTTTCTATTCACCCGGAAAAGAGCGTGAAAACATGAACCACGAGCTGTTTCAGCCGACGTTGAAGCCAAATGTCGACTACGAAACCAAATCGTACAATCTTACCCATTACCTCCTGGCTGTCTTCCTCGGAGGCTTGCTGCCAGCGATCGTGCTCGGGATTAAAAACGCGGGCTGGCTGCGGATCAAGCCGCTTTGGAGCTATGTGATTGCGGCAGCAGGCGTTGCCGTTTTCTTCTTCGCAGCAAGGTACGCGCATTTTTTTGCGATCGGCACCGGAATCATGTATTACTTCCTGATGAGAGGCAAGTACCGCATTCATATGAGGCTTTACGCGAAGACGGAGCCGATCCTGCCGGAAGCTGTTTTATATGCGTTGCTGGGCAAGGCCGTAGAGTGGTTTTTCGCAGCAAAAGGAGTGCAACTGTTCCATGGAAACTGAAGCGTTGCAAAATTCGCGACATTATCAACTGGGCAAGCATTACTACGACATGAAGCGCTATGAGCAGGCCAGAGAGCATTTGCGCGAGGCGCTGGGGGAAGTGCCGACCAATCCGACCGTGCTTTACATGCTGAGCTACTGCGAGTTTCAACTGGACAATGACGAGGCAGCCTACGAGCTGTGCGTGGACGTGCTGCAAAAAGGGATGGTCACGGAGTACGTGTACCAGTTGCTCGGGCTGATTTTGCAGTCGCAAAAAAAGTGGTACGAAGCCGAGCAGGCGCTGCTGCAAGCTCTCGCTTTGAACCCACAGGAGCCGGGGATTATTGCGACCTACGCGTACCTGATGTTCCACACGGGACACGTGAAAAAAGCAAGGCTGCTGATGGCGGAAGCGCAGCGCCTGAACCCGAACGACAGCACGGTGCTGCACTACCAGTTTTACATCGACTTGATTGCCAGCAACAAAAAGCAGCAGCGCAAAACGCTGGAGACGTATGTGGAAGTCGCGGACGACGAGCTGTACAAGCTGATAAAAATCGGGGAAGAGGCGTACTTTCGCGACGATTACAAAACCGCAAAGGAAAATCTCATCCAGGCGTTTTTGCTCGATCCAACCAATGAGCGGGTCAAAGAATTGCTCGATGCGATCGACAAGGAGACGCACATCGTCTTTTGGCCCAATCGGCTCGTAGACAAGCTGGGTGGCCCGATCGGGATGTGGGTAGTTTTTGTTGTTCTTCTGTTTCTCATCAGCTACCTTGCCCCGTTTGCGGTCGGGTACTTTATCGTCTGCTGGATTGTGTTCGGGATTTACACGTGGATCTCGCCGCTAGTTTATAAACTTGTGTGTAAAGTGAGGAGTCAGTAAGTGGACAAAATCGATGTGCTTTTGCATATGACAAAAAGCAACCCGGAAAACGCTTCGGCGTGGTATTTGCTCGGGCTGGAGTACGCCGCGACGGGCAAAAACAACGAGGCACTGCAAGCGTTCACGGAAGCGCTGCGCTGCAAC
It includes:
- a CDS encoding transposase; this encodes MQRRRYSIEFKQQLIQEAHEVGNASQVARRHGIDPKMLYRWIRDSKHADWQNTSSEAKAVTSYTPSPGEFRELETENDKLKKLLGEKDLEIAILRDLVKKVNPAYRTKWR
- a CDS encoding tetratricopeptide repeat protein, with protein sequence METEALQNSRHYQLGKHYYDMKRYEQAREHLREALGEVPTNPTVLYMLSYCEFQLDNDEAAYELCVDVLQKGMVTEYVYQLLGLILQSQKKWYEAEQALLQALALNPQEPGIIATYAYLMFHTGHVKKARLLMAEAQRLNPNDSTVLHYQFYIDLIASNKKQQRKTLETYVEVADDELYKLIKIGEEAYFRDDYKTAKENLIQAFLLDPTNERVKELLDAIDKETHIVFWPNRLVDKLGGPIGMWVVFVVLLFLISYLAPFAVGYFIVCWIVFGIYTWISPLVYKLVCKVRSQ